In the genome of Pseudomonas sp. P5_109, one region contains:
- a CDS encoding secondary thiamine-phosphate synthase enzyme YjbQ → MWQQTLITLRARPRGFHLVTDELLAGLPELKACRVGLLHLWLQHTSASLTINENADPAVRRDFERFFNRLIPQGTDGYEHNDEGLDDLPAHFKASVLGCQLSLPISAGRLALGTWQGVYLGEHRDHGGARKVLATVHGEEA, encoded by the coding sequence ATGTGGCAACAGACTCTGATTACCTTGCGGGCGAGGCCCCGGGGCTTTCATCTGGTAACGGACGAGTTACTCGCCGGCCTGCCTGAACTCAAGGCGTGTCGGGTCGGTCTGTTGCATTTGTGGCTGCAGCATACCTCGGCGTCGTTGACCATCAACGAGAACGCCGATCCGGCGGTACGTCGCGACTTCGAACGGTTTTTCAATCGTCTGATCCCACAAGGAACAGACGGCTATGAGCATAACGACGAAGGCCTGGACGACCTCCCGGCGCACTTCAAGGCCAGCGTGCTTGGCTGTCAGCTCAGTTTGCCGATTTCGGCAGGCCGGTTGGCGTTGGGGACCTGGCAAGGCGTTTACCTGGGCGAGCACCGTGATCATGGCGGTGCCCGTAAAGTCCTCGCCACCGTGCACGGTGAAGAGGCATAA
- a CDS encoding ammonium transporter, whose protein sequence is MTLRKFAGLGALLSIVMPSLALAADEVAAPVLNSGDTAWMLTSTALVLFMTIPGLALFYGGMVRSKNILSVMMQCFAITGLISVLWVIYGYSIAFDTTGMEQGVVNFNSFFGGMGKAFLAGITPASLTGPAALFPEAVFVTFQMTFAIITPALIVGAFAERMKFSAMLVFMGIWFTLVYAPIAHMVWSGNGGLMWDWGVLDFAGGTVVHINAGVAGLVACLVLGKRKGFPTTPMAPHNLGYTLMGAAMLWVGWFGFNAGSAAAANGTAGMAMLVTQIATAAAALGWMFAEWLTHGKPSALGIASGVVAGLVAITPAAGTVGPMGALVIGLAAGVVCFFCATTLKRKLGYDDSLDAFGVHGIGGILGAILTGVFAAPSLGGFGTVTDIAAQVWIQCKGVGFTVIYTAIATYIILKVLDMVMGLRINEEEEAVGIDLALHNERGYNL, encoded by the coding sequence ATGACTCTGCGTAAATTCGCAGGGCTAGGAGCCCTGTTGTCCATCGTAATGCCCAGCCTTGCTTTGGCGGCAGACGAAGTGGCGGCCCCAGTCCTCAACTCCGGCGACACCGCCTGGATGTTGACCTCGACAGCCTTGGTGCTGTTCATGACCATTCCCGGCCTCGCGCTGTTCTACGGCGGCATGGTTCGGTCGAAAAACATTCTTTCCGTGATGATGCAGTGCTTCGCCATTACCGGTCTGATCAGCGTCCTGTGGGTCATTTATGGCTACAGCATCGCGTTCGACACCACGGGCATGGAGCAGGGCGTCGTCAACTTCAACTCGTTCTTCGGCGGCATGGGCAAGGCATTCCTCGCCGGCATCACGCCAGCCAGCCTGACCGGTCCTGCGGCGCTGTTCCCGGAAGCGGTGTTCGTCACCTTCCAGATGACCTTCGCCATCATCACTCCTGCGTTGATCGTCGGCGCCTTCGCCGAGCGGATGAAGTTCTCCGCGATGCTGGTCTTCATGGGCATCTGGTTCACCCTGGTCTACGCGCCGATTGCGCACATGGTCTGGTCCGGTAACGGCGGCCTGATGTGGGACTGGGGCGTTCTGGACTTCGCTGGCGGCACCGTGGTGCACATCAACGCCGGTGTGGCCGGTCTGGTTGCCTGCCTGGTACTAGGCAAGCGCAAAGGCTTCCCGACTACGCCGATGGCGCCGCACAACCTTGGCTACACCTTGATGGGCGCGGCCATGCTGTGGGTTGGCTGGTTCGGCTTCAACGCCGGTTCCGCCGCTGCGGCCAACGGCACCGCCGGTATGGCGATGCTGGTGACACAAATCGCTACCGCTGCTGCGGCGCTGGGCTGGATGTTTGCCGAGTGGCTCACCCATGGCAAACCTAGCGCACTGGGTATCGCTTCGGGCGTGGTTGCCGGTCTGGTGGCAATCACCCCGGCTGCGGGCACCGTTGGCCCGATGGGCGCGTTGGTAATCGGTCTGGCTGCTGGCGTGGTGTGCTTCTTCTGCGCCACCACCCTGAAGCGCAAACTCGGCTATGACGACTCCCTGGACGCCTTCGGCGTACACGGTATCGGCGGTATTCTCGGCGCGATCCTGACCGGTGTGTTCGCCGCGCCGTCCCTGGGTGGCTTCGGCACCGTGACCGACATCGCCGCACAAGTATGGATTCAGTGCAAAGGCGTGGGCTTCACAGTGATCTATACCGCGATCGCCACGTACATCATCCTCAAGGTGCTGGATATGGTCATGGGGCTGCGCATCAACGAAGAAGAAGAGGCGGTCGGCATCGATCTGGCGCTTCACAACGAACGCGGCTACAACTTGTAA
- the glnK gene encoding P-II family nitrogen regulator has translation MKLVTAIIKPFKLDDVRESLSEIGVQGITVTEVKGFGRQKGHTELYRGAEYVVDFLPKVKIDVAIDDKDLDRVIEAITKAANTGKIGDGKIFVVNLEQAIRIRTGETDTDAI, from the coding sequence ATGAAGCTAGTCACTGCCATCATCAAGCCGTTCAAGTTGGACGACGTACGCGAGTCGCTGTCCGAGATCGGCGTGCAGGGCATTACCGTCACTGAAGTCAAAGGCTTTGGCCGGCAGAAGGGTCACACCGAGCTGTATCGCGGCGCGGAGTACGTGGTCGATTTCCTGCCCAAGGTGAAGATCGACGTCGCCATCGACGACAAGGATCTGGACCGGGTAATCGAGGCCATCACCAAGGCTGCCAACACCGGCAAGATCGGTGACGGCAAGATCTTCGTGGTCAATCTGGAACAGGCGATTCGCATCCGTACCGGCGAAACCGATACCGACGCTATCTAA
- a CDS encoding accessory factor UbiK family protein produces MLAPKDFLDALTGTASRLFSGDTPLPKAEIESQFKMLLQSGFSKLDLVSREEFDSQMVVLARTRARLESLEAKVAELEAKLNPPTE; encoded by the coding sequence ATGCTCGCGCCAAAAGACTTCCTCGACGCCCTCACCGGCACCGCCTCCCGCCTCTTCAGCGGCGATACGCCCCTGCCGAAAGCCGAAATCGAAAGCCAGTTCAAAATGTTGCTGCAAAGCGGCTTCAGCAAACTGGATCTGGTGAGCAGGGAAGAATTCGATAGTCAGATGGTTGTACTGGCGCGCACGCGGGCGCGGCTGGAGAGCCTTGAGGCGAAGGTGGCGGAGCTTGAGGCGAAGCTGAATCCGCCGACCGAGTAA
- a CDS encoding Bro-N domain-containing protein, with amino-acid sequence MDENYLIPHAFTRHKLHLHALLIQNQPWFSARDLGRLLRLYLDERAVRKLDPDQYQTAKTLIHGHIENILLISESGVYTLLVYHYCPEYRALREWLTHEVVPALRDALYPTTIERPQLSLLNWPEMSLSLLHWNNQSWIRLQDVPQMLPDQETSRPAISAPWWKRAAKMLNAF; translated from the coding sequence ATGGACGAAAATTATCTAATACCTCACGCCTTCACCCGCCACAAACTCCACCTCCACGCCCTCCTAATACAAAACCAACCCTGGTTCAGCGCCCGTGACCTCGGCCGCCTCCTGCGCCTCTACCTCGACGAACGCGCCGTCCGAAAACTCGATCCCGACCAATACCAAACAGCCAAAACCCTCATCCACGGTCACATCGAAAACATCCTGTTGATCAGCGAATCCGGCGTCTACACATTACTGGTCTACCACTACTGCCCCGAGTACCGAGCTCTGCGTGAATGGCTCACCCACGAAGTCGTCCCCGCCCTGCGAGACGCCCTATACCCCACTACAATCGAACGCCCGCAACTGAGCCTGCTCAACTGGCCGGAAATGTCGTTGAGCCTGCTGCACTGGAACAACCAGTCGTGGATTCGGTTGCAGGATGTGCCGCAGATGCTGCCTGACCAGGAGACTTCAAGGCCTGCTATCAGTGCGCCTTGGTGGAAAAGAGCCGCAAAGATGCTTAACGCATTTTGA
- a CDS encoding YifB family Mg chelatase-like AAA ATPase, with amino-acid sequence MSLSIVHSRAQVGVEAPAVTVEVHLANGLPSLTMVGLPEAAVKESKDRVRSAIINSGLQFPARRITLNLAPADLPKDGGRFDLAIALGILSASVQVPTLTLDDVECLGELALSGAVRAVRGVLPAALAARKAGRWLMVPQANAEEACLASGLKVIAVDHLLQAVAHFNGHTPIEPYVSNGLLYANKPYPDLNEVQGQMAAKRALLIAAAGAHNLLFSGPPGTGKTLLASRLPGLLPPLAESEALEVAAIQSVASCVPLSHWPQRPFRQPHHSASGPALVGGGSKPQPGEITLAHHGVLFLDELPEFDRKVLEVLREPLESGHIVISRAKDRVRFPARFQLVAAMNPCPCGYLGEPSGRCSCTPDMVQRYRNKLSGPLLDRIDLHLTVAREATALNPALKAGDDTATAAKLVADARERQQKRQGCANAFLDLPGLRRHCKLSTTDETWLETACERLTLSLRAAHRLLKVARTLADLEQVDEIRREHLAEALQYRPTSQ; translated from the coding sequence ATGTCCCTCTCCATCGTCCACAGCCGCGCCCAGGTCGGCGTGGAGGCGCCAGCCGTTACCGTTGAAGTCCATCTGGCCAATGGTTTGCCTTCGCTGACCATGGTCGGCCTGCCCGAGGCGGCGGTGAAGGAAAGCAAGGATCGGGTGCGCAGCGCGATCATCAATTCGGGACTGCAATTTCCAGCGCGACGGATCACGTTGAATCTGGCGCCCGCGGATTTGCCCAAGGATGGCGGGCGGTTCGATCTGGCGATTGCCCTGGGAATTCTCTCGGCCAGCGTGCAGGTGCCGACGCTGACACTGGATGACGTGGAGTGCTTGGGGGAACTGGCGCTGTCAGGTGCGGTGCGGGCAGTTCGCGGGGTGTTGCCGGCGGCGCTGGCGGCACGCAAGGCCGGGCGCTGGCTGATGGTACCGCAGGCGAATGCCGAAGAGGCCTGTCTGGCGTCAGGGTTGAAGGTCATCGCGGTTGACCATCTATTGCAGGCTGTGGCGCATTTCAACGGACACACACCCATCGAGCCTTACGTTTCCAACGGTTTGCTCTACGCCAACAAACCCTACCCCGACTTGAATGAAGTTCAGGGGCAAATGGCGGCCAAACGCGCGCTGCTGATTGCGGCAGCGGGTGCACATAACCTGCTGTTCAGCGGGCCACCGGGTACAGGCAAGACGCTATTGGCGAGCCGATTGCCAGGGCTGTTGCCACCCCTGGCCGAGAGTGAAGCACTGGAGGTCGCGGCGATTCAGTCAGTCGCCAGTTGTGTGCCGTTGAGCCACTGGCCACAGCGCCCCTTCCGACAACCACACCATTCCGCCTCAGGACCGGCACTGGTGGGCGGTGGCTCGAAACCACAACCGGGCGAAATCACCCTCGCTCACCATGGCGTGCTGTTCCTCGATGAACTCCCGGAATTTGATCGCAAGGTATTGGAGGTGTTGAGAGAGCCACTGGAATCCGGCCACATCGTGATTTCCCGCGCCAAGGACCGCGTACGCTTCCCGGCGCGCTTTCAACTGGTCGCCGCGATGAATCCATGCCCCTGTGGATATCTTGGCGAACCGAGTGGCCGTTGCTCCTGTACGCCGGACATGGTTCAGCGCTATCGCAACAAACTGTCGGGGCCACTGCTGGATCGTATTGATCTGCACCTGACGGTTGCTCGCGAAGCCACGGCATTGAATCCTGCGTTAAAAGCCGGCGACGACACTGCCACCGCCGCCAAGTTGGTTGCCGATGCACGAGAACGGCAACAAAAGCGCCAAGGCTGTGCCAATGCCTTTCTCGACTTGCCGGGCCTGCGCAGACACTGCAAATTATCCACAACAGACGAAACCTGGCTGGAGACGGCGTGTGAACGACTGACCTTGTCACTGCGAGCGGCCCATCGACTGCTCAAAGTAGCGCGCACTCTTGCGGACCTTGAACAAGTCGATGAGATCAGACGCGAGCACTTGGCCGAAGCGCTGCAATATCGGCCAACAAGCCAGTAG
- a CDS encoding aldose 1-epimerase family protein, producing MNPLKLFVALSALSAASQALAWDYVLLDTDKAAQNWQITSQQLGVKTDKPFSVTLRTLHGGRQEGVSIVDIDNGKMKLSVVPTRGMNVLQASVGNVRMGWDSPVKEVVNPSFIELNGRGGLGWLEGFNELVTRCGYEWVGHPGIDNGELLTLHGRAANIPANKVTLHIDEKPPYAISLRGELKEQAFKKVDFSVATELVTEPGSVVFALNDTLTNNGDYPKEYQALYHSNFSTPFLEQGARFAAPVKQVSPFNDKAKSDLPDWQTYRGPTKDYDETVYNVVPYADAKGDTLTVLHNKAGSLGVSVGFNTQALPVFSLWKNTDTQGQGYVTGLEPGTSFSYNRRYQRPLNLVPMIGPKEQKQFRISYALLADKTAVDKALKQVSEIQGGRETEVRQTPLVDLSKG from the coding sequence ATGAACCCGCTCAAACTCTTCGTTGCCCTCAGCGCACTGTCCGCTGCCTCCCAAGCCCTGGCATGGGATTACGTCTTGCTCGACACCGACAAAGCCGCCCAGAACTGGCAAATCACCAGCCAGCAACTCGGCGTAAAAACCGACAAGCCTTTCAGCGTGACCCTGCGCACCTTGCACGGCGGTCGGCAGGAAGGCGTCAGCATCGTCGATATCGATAACGGCAAGATGAAACTCTCGGTAGTTCCAACTCGCGGCATGAACGTCCTGCAGGCCTCTGTCGGTAACGTGCGCATGGGTTGGGATTCGCCAGTCAAGGAAGTGGTCAATCCATCCTTCATCGAGCTCAACGGCCGTGGTGGTCTGGGCTGGCTGGAAGGCTTCAATGAACTGGTCACCCGCTGCGGCTACGAATGGGTCGGCCACCCCGGCATCGACAACGGCGAACTGCTGACCCTGCACGGTCGCGCTGCCAATATCCCGGCCAACAAAGTCACCCTGCACATCGATGAAAAACCGCCGTACGCCATCAGCCTGCGCGGCGAGCTGAAAGAGCAGGCTTTCAAGAAAGTCGACTTCTCGGTCGCGACCGAACTGGTCACCGAGCCCGGCAGCGTAGTTTTCGCCCTCAACGACACCCTGACCAACAACGGCGACTATCCGAAGGAATACCAGGCGCTGTATCACAGCAACTTCAGCACCCCATTCCTGGAGCAGGGCGCCCGCTTCGCCGCGCCGGTGAAACAGGTGTCGCCGTTCAACGATAAAGCCAAAAGCGATTTGCCGGACTGGCAAACCTATCGCGGACCGACCAAGGACTATGACGAAACGGTTTACAACGTAGTGCCGTACGCCGATGCCAAGGGCGATACGTTGACCGTCCTGCATAACAAGGCCGGTAGCCTGGGCGTCTCGGTCGGTTTCAACACTCAAGCACTGCCCGTGTTCTCCCTGTGGAAAAACACCGATACCCAAGGGCAGGGCTATGTCACGGGGCTTGAGCCAGGCACGAGTTTTTCCTACAACCGCCGGTATCAGCGGCCACTGAACCTGGTGCCAATGATTGGGCCGAAGGAGCAGAAGCAGTTCCGCATCAGCTACGCCTTGCTGGCGGATAAGACCGCTGTGGATAAGGCGCTGAAGCAGGTGAGCGAGATTCAAGGTGGGCGGGAGACTGAGGTGCGGCAGACGCCGTTGGTTGATCTCAGCAAGGGGTGA
- a CDS encoding LysR substrate-binding domain-containing protein has protein sequence MSRRLPPLYALRAFEAAARHSSFTRAAEELSITQSAVSRHIRTLEEHFACRLFHRSGRNLQLTESARLLLPGIREGFTALERACNTLRAEDDILRMKAPSTLTMRWLLARLSRFRHLQPGNEVQLTSAWMDVDSVDFNDEPFDCAVLLGNGHFPPDWEASYLFPEELIPVGAPNLRDDQPWDVERLANTELLHPTPDRRDWRNWLERMGLAEQVSLKGGQVFDTLELGMIAAARGYGVSMGDLLMVAEDVAQGRLSLPWPTAVASGECYYLVWPKTRPGGERMRRLSDFLQNEVRSMELPDVVHLS, from the coding sequence ATGTCCCGTCGTCTTCCTCCCTTGTATGCCCTGCGCGCATTCGAAGCGGCGGCGCGGCACAGCTCGTTTACCCGTGCGGCCGAAGAGCTGTCGATCACCCAAAGTGCGGTCAGCCGGCATATTCGTACGCTTGAAGAGCATTTTGCCTGCCGCCTGTTTCATCGCAGTGGCCGCAACCTGCAATTGACCGAGTCGGCGCGCTTGCTGCTGCCGGGCATTCGCGAAGGTTTTACCGCCCTTGAGCGCGCCTGCAATACCTTGCGCGCCGAAGATGACATCCTGCGCATGAAAGCCCCGTCGACCCTGACCATGCGCTGGTTGCTGGCGCGCCTCAGCCGCTTCCGTCATCTGCAGCCGGGCAACGAAGTGCAATTGACCAGTGCGTGGATGGACGTCGACTCGGTGGATTTCAACGACGAACCGTTCGACTGCGCCGTACTGTTGGGTAACGGCCATTTTCCCCCGGACTGGGAGGCGAGTTACCTGTTTCCCGAGGAATTGATCCCGGTCGGCGCGCCCAACCTGCGGGACGACCAGCCTTGGGATGTCGAGCGCCTGGCCAATACCGAGTTGCTGCACCCGACGCCGGACCGGCGTGACTGGCGCAACTGGCTGGAGCGCATGGGCCTGGCCGAACAGGTGTCGCTCAAGGGCGGCCAGGTGTTCGATACCCTGGAACTGGGCATGATTGCCGCCGCCCGAGGCTATGGCGTGTCCATGGGCGATCTGCTGATGGTGGCCGAGGATGTGGCCCAGGGCCGCTTGAGTTTGCCCTGGCCGACCGCCGTCGCCAGTGGCGAGTGTTATTACCTGGTCTGGCCGAAAACCCGGCCCGGCGGCGAGCGCATGCGCCGGCTCAGCGACTTTCTGCAAAACGAAGTCCGGTCCATGGAATTGCCGGATGTCGTGCATCTGAGCTGA
- a CDS encoding NorM family multidrug efflux MATE transporter — protein sequence MQHPARTELWAILRLAGPLIASQLAHMLMVLTDTLMMARLSPEALAGGGLGAATYSFVSIFCIGVIAAVGTLVAIRQGAGDIVGATRLTQAGLWLAWLMALVAGLLLWNLKPVLLLFGQTESNVQMAGQFLIFLPFALPGYLSFMALRGFTSAIGRATPVMVISLGGTVSNFLLNYALITGMFGLPKLGLMGIGLVTAVVANLMALALAWHIRRHPAYEAYPLRKGLSRLNRQYLKELWRLGLPIGGTYAVEVGLFAFAALCMGTMGSTQLGAHQIALQIVSVAFMVPAGISYAITMRIGQHYGAGQLLDARLAGRVGIAFGAAAMLCFAMVFWLLPNQLVGLFLDHNNPAFRDVINLAVSLLAVAAWFELFDGVQTIAMGCIRGLKDAKTTFLVGLGCYWLIGAPAAWWMAFHLNWGPTGVWWGLALGLACAAVSLTLGFEWKMKRMIRREPQAERFEAIQPQ from the coding sequence ATGCAGCATCCAGCACGTACTGAACTCTGGGCCATCCTGCGGCTGGCGGGGCCGCTGATTGCCTCGCAGTTGGCGCACATGCTGATGGTCCTCACCGACACCCTGATGATGGCGCGCCTGAGTCCCGAGGCGCTGGCCGGTGGCGGCCTCGGCGCGGCGACCTATTCGTTCGTGTCGATTTTCTGCATCGGCGTGATCGCGGCGGTCGGCACCCTGGTGGCGATCCGTCAGGGTGCCGGCGATATCGTCGGGGCTACCCGGCTGACCCAGGCCGGGTTGTGGCTGGCATGGCTGATGGCGCTGGTCGCCGGTTTGCTGTTGTGGAACCTCAAACCGGTGCTGCTGCTGTTCGGCCAGACCGAAAGCAACGTCCAGATGGCCGGGCAGTTCTTGATCTTCCTGCCGTTCGCCCTGCCCGGCTACCTGAGCTTCATGGCCCTGCGCGGATTCACCAGCGCCATTGGTCGTGCGACGCCGGTGATGGTCATCAGCCTGGGCGGCACCGTGTCCAACTTCCTGCTCAACTATGCACTGATTACCGGAATGTTCGGCCTGCCGAAACTGGGGCTGATGGGCATCGGGCTGGTCACGGCGGTTGTCGCCAACCTCATGGCCCTGGCGCTGGCGTGGCACATTCGTCGGCACCCGGCTTATGAGGCCTATCCGCTGCGCAAGGGCCTGTCGCGGCTCAACCGCCAGTACCTGAAGGAGCTGTGGCGCCTGGGCCTGCCGATTGGCGGCACCTACGCAGTGGAAGTCGGGCTGTTCGCCTTCGCCGCGCTGTGCATGGGCACCATGGGCAGCACGCAGCTGGGCGCGCACCAGATCGCCCTGCAAATCGTCTCGGTGGCGTTCATGGTTCCGGCGGGTATCTCCTACGCGATCACCATGCGCATCGGTCAGCATTACGGCGCCGGGCAACTGCTGGATGCGCGGCTTGCCGGGCGGGTCGGCATTGCCTTCGGGGCGGCGGCGATGCTCTGTTTCGCCATGGTCTTCTGGCTGCTGCCGAACCAGTTGGTCGGCCTGTTTCTCGACCACAACAACCCGGCGTTCCGCGACGTCATCAATTTGGCCGTGAGCCTGTTGGCGGTGGCGGCCTGGTTCGAGCTGTTCGATGGCGTGCAAACCATCGCCATGGGCTGCATTCGCGGCCTCAAGGATGCCAAGACCACGTTCCTGGTGGGTCTGGGGTGTTATTGGCTGATCGGCGCTCCGGCGGCGTGGTGGATGGCGTTCCACCTGAACTGGGGGCCGACGGGTGTCTGGTGGGGCCTGGCGCTGGGGCTGGCGTGCGCGGCGGTGAGCCTGACGCTGGGGTTTGAGTGGAAGATGAAGCGGATGATTCGGCGGGAGCCGCAAGCGGAACGATTCGAAGCCATTCAACCCCAATGA
- a CDS encoding putative bifunctional diguanylate cyclase/phosphodiesterase: MSTPVEPLRLLLLAEEPAWAALLRECLAPMGSSAVLISAPSWESVSSLFDDNRSAVLLTIPQLQPAPGRCSLPTVLLLDHEPLTPPDGVSDWLVRDHLDPGMLRRCLRHVRERGVLENTLQRLAEQDPLTGIANRQGFQTLLTARLAENDGRGLALGHLDLDNFRYANDALGHQAGDRLILQVVARLKSQLEAGDQLARLGSDEFALLIDTRRAPQRAEWMAERISEALAEPYWVDGESLLIGSSLGIAHARAQAGADPLMWHAHIAMQQAKSTQGCTFHIFNERINRNARSIADLETELRRALRRDELELHYQPRLNLEDGQIVGLEALVRWRHAERGLLPPSEFVPLAEQSGLIVPLGYWVISRALRDMQALLELGLPPLHMAINLSFRQFQDSQLLSTLSRLIAERGVEAQWLEFELTETAVMRRSDLVKQTMDALGRLGVRFSLDDFGTGFSSFVHLNSLPITLLKIDKSFVGGMEQREENRKLVHAMINLAHNLNLEVVAEGVETPEQLDLLRGFECDQVQGYLISKPLPLAELVEYLMFGSGEQPALEIVS, from the coding sequence TTGTCTACGCCTGTCGAACCCTTGCGTTTGCTGCTACTGGCCGAAGAGCCAGCGTGGGCAGCGTTGTTGCGCGAGTGTCTGGCTCCTATGGGGAGCTCGGCCGTGCTCATCAGCGCGCCGAGTTGGGAGTCGGTCAGCAGCCTGTTCGATGACAACCGCAGCGCGGTGTTATTGACCATCCCGCAACTTCAACCGGCGCCGGGCCGTTGTAGCCTGCCGACGGTGTTGCTGCTCGACCATGAGCCACTGACCCCGCCCGACGGTGTGAGCGACTGGCTGGTGCGCGACCATCTCGACCCCGGCATGTTGCGCCGTTGCCTGCGCCATGTACGCGAACGTGGCGTTTTGGAAAACACTCTGCAACGCCTGGCCGAGCAGGATCCACTGACCGGCATCGCCAATCGCCAGGGCTTCCAGACCCTGCTGACGGCGCGACTGGCGGAAAACGACGGTCGTGGCCTGGCCCTCGGTCATCTTGATCTCGATAATTTCCGTTACGCCAACGACGCCCTCGGCCATCAGGCCGGTGACCGCCTGATCCTGCAAGTGGTGGCGCGGCTCAAGAGCCAGCTCGAGGCCGGCGATCAACTGGCACGCCTGGGCAGCGATGAATTCGCGCTGCTGATCGACACCCGCCGTGCTCCCCAGCGGGCCGAGTGGATGGCCGAGCGCATCAGCGAAGCATTGGCCGAACCTTATTGGGTCGATGGCGAAAGCCTGCTGATCGGTTCCAGCCTGGGCATTGCCCACGCCCGGGCCCAGGCCGGTGCGGATCCGCTGATGTGGCACGCGCATATCGCCATGCAGCAGGCCAAAAGCACCCAGGGCTGCACCTTTCACATTTTCAACGAACGCATCAACCGCAATGCCCGCAGCATCGCCGACCTCGAAACCGAGCTGCGCCGGGCGTTGCGTCGCGATGAGCTGGAATTGCATTACCAGCCACGCCTGAACCTCGAAGACGGGCAGATCGTCGGCCTCGAAGCCCTGGTGCGCTGGCGCCATGCCGAGCGCGGCTTGTTGCCACCGAGCGAATTCGTGCCGTTGGCCGAGCAAAGCGGTTTGATCGTGCCGCTGGGCTACTGGGTGATTTCCCGGGCCTTGCGCGACATGCAGGCGTTGCTTGAGCTGGGTTTACCGCCGCTGCACATGGCGATCAACCTGTCGTTCCGGCAATTCCAGGACAGCCAGTTGCTGTCGACCCTGAGCCGCCTGATTGCCGAACGTGGCGTCGAGGCGCAGTGGCTGGAGTTCGAGCTGACCGAAACCGCAGTCATGCGCCGCAGCGATCTGGTCAAGCAGACCATGGACGCCCTCGGTCGTCTCGGTGTGCGTTTCTCCCTCGACGACTTCGGTACCGGCTTCTCGTCTTTCGTGCACCTCAACAGCCTGCCGATCACCTTGCTGAAAATCGACAAGAGCTTTGTCGGCGGCATGGAACAGCGTGAGGAAAACCGAAAACTGGTCCACGCGATGATCAATCTGGCGCACAACCTCAACCTTGAGGTGGTTGCCGAAGGTGTGGAGACGCCGGAGCAACTGGATCTGTTGCGTGGGTTTGAATGCGATCAGGTGCAGGGATACTTGATCAGCAAGCCATTGCCGCTGGCCGAGCTGGTGGAGTATCTGATGTTTGGCTCCGGCGAACAGCCGGCACTGGAAATCGTCAGCTAA